tgtggggggcagggaatgaaGCCTGTTTTGCAGAGTTTTTCTTTCACCTTAGGAgggcaatcagtcagtcaacaagcacttattagttGTTTTCTGTGTCCTGGGTATTGTGTTAAATGttgggaatttttcattttttaatcatacctgactctttgtgaccccatttggggttttcttagcaaagatcttGGAATGAttggctatttccttccccagctcattttacagatgaggaaactgaggtaaacagggttaagtgatttgcccagggtcacagctagtaagtgtctgaggccggatttgaactcaggaagatgagtcttcctgactccagggccagggctcttcccactgtgccacctagctgtccaatgttgggaatacaaagacaaaatggaagatGTTCCTGCCCTCGAAGAACTTGCTTTCTCTTTGGCCAGACAGCAGGCACACATAGATACATAAGCACCATATATCCAAAAAAGatgtggttttggttttggttttttgtgtgTTGGGGAAGGTCGGGGAGAGGAAGGCTGTAGCAATTGGgatgaatcaggaaaggtcttataTAGGGTGCTtgaactaagctttgaaggaagccaggaattctaagaaTTTGGAGGTGAAAAGAGAGTGCATTCCTGGCATAGGGGACAACCTGTGCAAGGCTGTGGAGACAGGACATGGAATGCCTCATGTGAAGAACAGTGAAAAAGCCAGTTTGACTGACTATGGAGCATATAGAGGGGAGCACAATCATCCCCATAATAGCAgatggcatttatatagggcttacactgcaccaggcactgtgctaactgtttTACagttattgtcttatttgattctcacaacaatcctgtgaggtaggtattatcatcttccttttgcaaatgaagaaactgaggcaaacagaggttaagtgacttgcccagggtcacacaactagtactcATCTgaggtcttgagttcaaatccggcctcagacatttattagctgtgactTATGGGGGTTAAgtccccaattgcctcaaaaaaaaaggaatcaaatgaggaaacttgctGGGTTcctagggaaaagggaaaatttcttttcttttagaaaattcaTTGTAAACAGCAAATGTGTGGGTTTTTTTAGGACTGTCCAGTGAAACTATTGAAAAATATAGGAACTTCAAGACAACTACTGAGGTGGTTCAGGATGGGGACAACTTTACCTGGATCAATACCTACCCAGGTGGTCGAACTGCGACAAACAAATTCACCATTGGCAAGGAGAGTGAAATGGAGACCATGGGAGGCAAGAAGTTCAAGGTGAGGGATGACAGGGCCACCCTAGGGGCATCCTCCCTCCCACAGCGTAGGGAGCTCATCAGGGGCTGGTGTCTTTCCATTGCCAGGGACACGCACATTCTTATTTTCCTAATTCTCTGAAAGGTCAACTTGCTCTGTTCCTATTTGTCTCAGGCTCCAGGATAATTGTGAGGGTAGGACGGGGGCCTGGGGCATTAATCAAACCAGATTCATAGATCTGTTGAGAAGTATATTCCAGGAACCTCTATGAATCCAAGCTGTACCATTGTTACTTACTGTGTCCTGGCTATGATTGGCTCTTATTCCCCGGGAAAGCAATATTTGGGCAGTTGGTAGcaaggagtgggggggggggggcggggaatttATCActatcccttcttccccccaaCCTATGTTCCCTCAGTGTTGCTCTAGGACAGGGGAGGGGAGCcttcggcctcgaggccacatgtggccctctagggcccTTGACTAaattcaaacttcatagaacaaaccccaaatttccccacccctgcccaaatACCCAAGGCTTGCTTGCTCACCTCATCTTAGAGATATTTAATGCCTCTGTCTCCCTGAGCTCCCCTCTGCCAGACTTCACCCTAGAATTCACTCCCCTAGACCTTCTTCTCCCATCCCATGCTTGCTTCGCTTTTCATGCCCCTGCCAAGAAGTTACCAGCTGCCTCCCATAGGGCTCTTACAGTTTGGTTTGTACTTGGAGAAACTCAGTGATTTGGGGACTGTGTTTGCTTTTATCTCAGGCCACAGTGCAGAGGGAGGGGAACAAGATTGTGGCTACCTTCCCCAACTATCAACAAAGCTCCGAGATCGTAGGGGGAAAACTGGTGGAGGTAAGTCTGGGGTTCACCTCAAGAAATTCGTGGTGGTCCTTGAGCTGTTGGCAGCTCACAGAGAGTGGCCAGTATAGAGGCCAACTTTGAAGAATTTGTATCAActgacatttctatttttttaaattgtgtcattaggtttttttagtcatgtttcctttatttttttccagtgttcatttttttctgtaggatttgttcagtttcttttcttttctttcttttttttttggcgaggcaatcggggttaggtgacttgcccagggtcacacagctactaaatgtcaaatgtctaaggctagatttgaccttgagtcctcctgactccagggttggcactctatcaatgaatttctttttcagtGAATGAAGGGGCCCTTCTCTGGGAAAAAACTGGTACCCTTCCTATTTGTTATCACAGGCTCTAGATCAGCAAATTTTAACCTTTTTGCATATCATGGGCTGCTTCAGCAGTCTaaggaagcctatggactcctcagaataacgtttttaaatgcataaaacacacaggattacaaagaaaaacaattttattgaaaggcttatcaaaataaatatatttttaaaagttaactgACTCTAAGCTATGAACCCCCAAGCTAGAAGGTActtcagagactatctagtccactCCTTTAtttgacagatcaggaaactgaggccctgggagggaaagtgaactgttcatggtcacacaggtagtaccagaaacaagatttgaacccaggatttctgactccagagccagcactcttTCTGTCCCCTCTCTACTACTCCCCAATGCCACACTCTactttctattctcttttttaggaattctcagacaattcttgCCTCTCCCCCCAAGCCCTCCTTCTtataagaagggggagggaatgcTGGACTGCTCAAGATGAAGTAGAAGGAGGCATTTTCATTTCCTGCTAGAGGGAGGCCTTCAGTTCCATTGCACTTTAGAAAGACTCCAGAATGCTTCCTGATTTTTCCCACAGAGCTATCTCTTTCGttactccctctttcctcttattttcctCTCTGTTCCTTGGATGttatggctgaaaaaaaatttacatccaTTCTTTGCTGTTCCATGTTAAGACATTCCTAGTGCAaacagacatttcctagctgtgagaccctgggcaagtcacatcactctgtttgcctcagtttcctcatctgtaaaatgaactggagaaggaaataaatggcaatcactccagtatctctgccaagaaagccgcaaatgaggtcatgaggagtcagacacaactgaaacggcTGAACAGCGGTGCAAATTGGCCTACTGTGATATGCCTTGCAATGAGGAGCTTGGCCTGTGAAATGATCTCAATACTCCTGCAGACAGCAGGCTGTGTTGTAAGTCTGTGTTTGGCCCAAGCTGGGTTCCCTCAAAAAGACCAGTGGTAGTGGTTTCCCCGGGGCCTTGGGGGTCAGGGAGGAAGGAGCTCCTGTTAGGCTGAAGATTCCAGCCTGATGGACATAGAAACAACACTGGATTGGGAGCTGGGGGATTAGGTCCAAACCTGACTCTTCAATTTACCACCTTTATGACTTTGTGCAGATCACATGACAtcactgtgtctctctctctgtctctgactctgtctctgtctctctccttcctctctgtctctctctgtctctgtctctcttctctctctctctctctctctctctctctctctctctctctctctgcctcagttttgtcccctgtaaaatgagggggttggatcgaTAAGAGGTTGATTCCCAAGATCCCTTCCACACCTAAATCCTAAGATTCCTCTAGTAGACTAGGGGACAGAAGGGAATGCCATGATTCCACCAGTTTGAGAATCAGAGTCAGGGTTAGGGAAATCATTGGACCATAGATCTGgcactagaaggaacctcagaagccatctgctctattttgttgttcagccattttccagtcatgtttgagtcttcatgaccccatttggggttgtcttggcaaagatactggagtggtttgccattctttctccagctcattttacagatgagaaaactgaggcaaacagggtaaagtgacttgcccagggtcacaaagctggtaaatgtctgaggccagatttgaactcagaaagatgactcttcctgactccaggcccggcatgCTagccactgcgctacctagctgccttcttctctcttcattttacatatgataaaACTGGGTTCCAGGGAGTATAGGTAACTTGTTTGAGGTCAGCCAGCTAGCAAGCAcaagaggctgcatttgaacccaggttctttgctTTAAGAGCCATCCGTCTTTCCATTCTATGGGATGCAGCATGGCATGATGGGCAGAGTGGTATGCTGGGAgtcaggagtcctgggttcaaagctCTCCTCAGATACTAGATGTAAGAGCCTCAAGTGAGTCTTCCAGCTACACTTTCCTCAGCCAtgaaacaaagataataatacccacctcatagggttattgtgaggattaatcgagataatatatgtaaaccaCTTTGCCACCCTTAGAgggctatttaaatgttagctattattattaacactgTCTCCTCCTTAATCTTTTTCCTAGAATCAGGACAATAAAGGTGGGAGCTGGAAGGGcacttagagctcatctagtctaTTCCCTTCACCTTTTAAAAAAGGAGGCTGAGGCCCAGCCAGGGAAGAGGCGTGCTGGCATTCAGCTATTCTCACCAGGGCTTCCTGGCCCTGGAATTTATGGGACAGGTCCTGGGATTCCAGGGGAACAGGAACCAGATTTGCCTGAGAGAATGCACTGAAAATCTCCGGCTTTGCCCCTCCCAGGAAGCACCTATTTCCTGGGTCCTGGAGGCATCTAACAGAGTCCTTTATGGCCTTGGGTCTCAGAGTTCAGGTATGCAGAGCCCACCCCCATCTCGGCCTTCTTTGCCAAGGGAAACAGCCGATTTTTGGACCCTGGAGAGTGGGGGCTTTTGGCAGACACATGAAAGGCAATCATTCCTGCAGGGGATGATGAGGGCTCTTACATAGTATTCTTCTCTCATTTAGTCATAGCTCTGTTTCTTTAGagctctgcattttaaaaaagcaaatccCTGTGAGGTAATATAAGCTGAGCAATAATTATCACTCCCATCTTTAACCTGGGCCTTAGATTTTTCATCGGCATAGGGAACATCTTGTGTAACTTGAGAGATGCCTAGGGACATTGAGAGGATGAGTGACTGTCCCAGGATGGAACAGTTAGTATTCGAGACTTGGGCTGAATTCTCACCAATGTGCCAcgaccccattttatagagaagcaAATTGAGGCTGCCCAAATTCCCACAGTTAATGGGGTGGCAAGAGCCAGAACAGttccctaactccaggcctactGCTTCTACTTTGCTGTACTGCACTGTTTCTCTTCGACGTCACAAAGATCTTTTGAGGCAGCTGGAGGATCTTAGATTCGGGACTGGAAAGAACATCTACTTGGGGTTATTCCCATtccaaactgaggcccaaatggTCCCAGAGCTTGCTATCTATCCTGTACATAGTTTGATGTACATGTatctatttgcatgttgtcccccattagattgtaagctccttgaggggaaggactgtcttttaccactttttgtattcccaaagcttagcatagtacctggcacatagtaggtgcttaagaaatgtttattgaaactGCTATCAATACCTACTCATCCCCGCCTTGACTAAATTTAATAACTAAaccaaagcaaatcaaaacaaaaaaagaaatgtttattgaattgaatcgatAAGCAGCCCTGGCTTTGTGTCCTTTCTAGACTCCTCCCAGTCCCCACCCCAAGCTTTTGCACAGAGATGAGCTTCATTTCCGCTGCCCCTAGCTTCCATCTGTTGGCATGCAGTCTCACTCACTAGATGtgcgctccttgagggcagaagccctgttttttcttttttttttctttttaaattctcagcacttagcactgtgcctggcacacaggaaatGCTAAATGCTTCCTGACCTCAGCTTTCTAACctaactttgtcttttttttttttttttagattgccACTAGTGGAGGTGTGAGCTATGAAAGAGTCAGCAAGAAGTTGTCTTAGGCAACCCAAATCCTGGAACCCTCCTTGCAAGGACAGGGAAGAAAGCTTAAATAAAGCAAGTTTTAAACATAAACATCCAGTGTTTGGGAGTGTTTGGTGTCAAGAAATCAGGAATTTTTGATGTCCAGAAACATGTTGTTTCTGGGTATTAGGGTTGGACAAGAAGAGGATCTTAGGTTTCTGTGGATTACAGAATTGGGACATCTGTCCTGGGACCTCAAAACTCTATAGTCTCCCAGGAAGCATTAAAAggtagagggaagggggaggaggcagaATCAGGCAGCAGGAGGAAAGTCCTCGCATTCCACAGGCTCATCCAGAAGGCAGGGGTACTGCCGAGTCTAATTCCACCATTAGCACTGGTTTTGGTTAAGGCACCCAGGTGGTTTGCGTTTTAAAAAGTACATTCCTTTGGGGGCCCTTGCAAATAAGAATGAATGTATTAGATTAATGGGGAACGGGAGCCAGGGCAGATATGCCCAATGGAGCTGAGAATGGGGCACTGCAACCACTGTGAGGGGAAAAGCAAGCAAGAAGCCAGAGGGAGACACGTGCTCAGAGGGTtatggattcagaactggaagggaccttagcccAGTTAGGAGGAAGTGGGCCCCAGGAAGGCTCAGTATTTAGTTCAAGGTCCCACatgtggcagaagcaggatttgaaccctggccctTTGACTCTTTCTTTTGCCCCATGGATCCCTGTGGATTCACTCCACCCTCCCAGGGCAGTCAgtcatgaagcatttattaatgtgca
This region of Trichosurus vulpecula isolate mTriVul1 chromosome 3, mTriVul1.pri, whole genome shotgun sequence genomic DNA includes:
- the FABP6 gene encoding gastrotropin; amino-acid sequence: MSFTGKYEVESENNYEEFLKNLGLSSETIEKYRNFKTTTEVVQDGDNFTWINTYPGGRTATNKFTIGKESEMETMGGKKFKATVQREGNKIVATFPNYQQSSEIVGGKLVEIATSGGVSYERVSKKLS